The Megalobrama amblycephala isolate DHTTF-2021 linkage group LG16, ASM1881202v1, whole genome shotgun sequence genome includes the window AGCATTTTTTATGGGCCTCATTATTTTCTTCTCAGCCAGGTTGCCTTTGTGTGGGACTGACATAGCTCGACTGTACTGCTCCAACTGGTCTGTGGTTCGACTCTCTTGTGGGACTTCAACTTTGAGTAATAACATAATTGGATTTTTTGCCTCAGCAACAACAGCTTTTCTCCCTGCCTTCTTCATTTTATATACTTATGTCAGAATTTTGGTCATTTGTCAAAAAAGCTCCAAAGAATTTAGGGGCAAAGCATTACAAACATGTCTTCCTCACATTATAAGCTTTCTGAACTACTCTATTGCATCATTTTGTGACATTGCCCTAAGTCGATATGATTCAGACAAATACAAGATTGTGGCTATAATTTTTTCAGTGGAATTTCTTGTTATTCCTCCTGTTCTCAATCCTCTTATTTATGGCTTAAATTTGCCAGAAATTCGCAAAAACATTCTATGTTTGTTTCAACGGTCAAAAATTGCCAATTTTCCAGAATGAGTAATTAAAGGAGAATATGACATATAAAAAGCTACTTggttttacagtgttttttatCATAAAACTTAATTCCCTGAAATGAATTGTTTAGTGCTATATGATGAGGCACATTGTTTTCTCATGTAACATATACTTCTTATGTCATCATAAAACAAGTCATCATCGCCTTGATGTTCTGTAATAATTTCCAATTTAATATTCAATAAAATACTTATGGCAAGTTTCCTTGTTACTTTGTTActcaacactgcacattttaatATACTGGGTGCAACTGAATATATTTTGCTGTTATTTGTATTAACATGCTTTTGTCTGAACTGtgtttgaatctttttttttttttcttgcttgaAGTATTGTACTGTATGTCAGCAGTTAAATTTTGGAAGTTTAAtagttaaattatattaaaaaataaatgtataaaaaactctATAAAACTATACTTGTTTTAATATTCTCTCCTTAGATATTGTATTTACATGGGCATGTGGGAATAGTATGCAAAAGTTGTCAAAACTTAAACgtttaaggcaacaaacttcagcagGTTTTTGAGTTTTTTCAACTAGTTGTATTCAGTTTATACAACAAAACGTTGAGAAAACTCAATCTCCTACAAAAACAAGTtgagaaaacacaaaaatctgctgaagtttgttgccttaaacttttaagttttctcaacttttgatttttttacagtgtatggaGCTATCAAAGCAAACAGAGAAGtttgacaaacaaataaattcagTGGTCAGGGCCAGCTTTTTTCAGCTAAAGCAATTTTGAAAGTTAAAGCACCTTCTTTCTTTTAGGGATTTGGAGACCGTTATTCACACTTTTATTTCCTCAAgacttgattactgcaatgtcTTGTATGCTGGAATCAGTCAGTCATCACTCTCACGATTACAATTTGTCCGAAATGCTGCAGCTCATTTCCTGACTGGGACAAAAAAAGAGGGAACATATTTCACCTATCCAGGCCTCTCTCCATTGGCACCCTGTGAAACAAAGAATTGATTTTAAGGCTTTAATTTACGTGTTCTTTGCTATGGCCTTCTCTTCATTCTATCTACAGATGTTACCCCTGACTTCAGAGCAATGCGCTTCACACCTTATTTCTTTCCCAAGTACTTCTGAAACTTGCACTTGAATGTCATTCATCACCATCCTGTAAATTAACACCCTACTAGGATTTAACTgaaatatttggtaacactttatttcataGTGTCCCCATTATATCCAACCCTAAAACAATCACTAATCCCAATATGGTATTTGGGATTAGTGTTTGGTTTAGGGTTGCATAGGCATAATTTGCTGTTATTGCTATATGTGAAATGTGTTACAGTAAATTATGCCTAATTATATGCAAACCTAAACCAAACGCTAATCCCAACTACCATATAGTAAGTACATTttgttaattaatataaattagtACTTAATTGTATAATTGACAGTAAGGACACATTAAAACAAAgtgtaaacaaatattttatgtgCTATATTTGTGTCTGGGACAGAAAATTCAATaagaatgtaaaaatatattgcttgGTCCAAATCAAATTTCTGTTTAACCCCCATCCTGGCCCCTGGTGGTCTTATTTCAAACGCATAAAGCAGtgtttatcttattttattttgttatacaaatatatttcattGTTCTCAGAGAAAACAACTGAGTAATAAATCTAAAAGTATGCATTATCTCTGTGTAATCATCCATTATAATGACGCAATATTCTTCATCTAAAAACATCAGTCAAGCTTCACTGGGACTGGCCTTTTGACCTTTTGACCAAAGGgattcatttgtttttgtaatgtctaaTTAAACCTGAAGGTCCATTTATCTTAGCCTACTGGGAGAATGTGGTGTCCAAGATGCTTTCCTGGAATGGTCAAGGGATCATATTAGGAGTGAAAACAAGTTAACGACTTGTTAATTACATGTTTTGAGTTACATCATTTGGTGGTGCACTAAAAATAGTGGTATTTGCCACCATACCACTGAATGCTATTTGACACTGAAAATTAGcaaatttacaaaacatgaaatcaaaaaaaaaaaaaaaatgctgaaatgtAGTATTAATAAGACTAATGtacggagccctgcacatgaaatgcaagaaaaaaataattaatcatgcacacgatttactaattcactcccttgatttactaaaacatgtgCATGATtaactattttgttccctcgatttataaatcatgcccatgatttataaatcaagggaatgaaatagtaaatcgtgcacacgatttagcctactattttttttttcctgcatgtgaTGTCTGGGGTTCCGTACTAATGAATAaaatttggttttattttttattttaaggtgcCCATGTTAGTgtgtaattatataattaagtactgaataatattaattaacaacatgtacttactatagggttagggttaggagtAGGGATTGGCTTTGGGTtagttgcttgtaattatgtataatttgCTGTTATTACTTTAGTAAGTATATTTAATGTGCAACAGACTGTGATgaaacagaaacacaagatcCAATTGCAAGTGAACAGTCTTTATTTAAACCACTGCAACGATACAATCGCAGAAGAACTGTAGCAGGTGCAGTATAATCCAGCGGTGCATAGTCTCTAGTTCAGGCAGGGAAATAACCAGTCCAAGCAATCCAGAAGCAAACAGTTTCTAGGCATAAAGACGCAGGAACTAGGAGGACTGCACAGAGAACAAGGACAGGACATGAACAACAATGATCTGACAACACTCCATAGAAACGCCAGCCAGATAAAGGCAGTGCAGATGAGGTACACCTGTGACCGCTAAATGAAAAGCTAATTTGGGTTAGCTTTCAATTGAGTTTTACATACCTATAATTGCTAAACAAGTTGCTAAATTGCTAAACATCTTGGGGCAGTTTCCtggacagggtttaaattaagccaggataggctttaatctagaatagttaatcgtggcttaaaaaatggctttctgaaacacagattaagtacagattactaaaacctggactatggagtcctgaattaaaataaactagattaatttaaaaccaactgtgctaatctgaattagcatgagagaggttgcctgtaaaacatggaatgaaccaagaaaaacttaaaattgcatggaactgagaagcaaatccaaggaaaacaatGGCAGCAAAAAAGACTCCAATATAAAAACTTAACTTAAAaagagacatttattttaaagtaagcaaaatacatcagctgtggaaaaaaaagaagaaatgcctGAAAATCTGTTGGTaatgaattcattttaaatagataaattataataattctatgattattaatgcttttgttttgtcctttagcaacatactaaaaaTAACTATTTATACATGTGATGATCAGTGTTGGCAGTCTAGAAATGATACTggtaatgatatatatatatatatatacacacacacacacacacacacacacacacacatgatatatatccaagtaatacatgtcttctttaaaacacaacgttaatctgaagttaaacctgcctcctggtaggtttaatttaagcctcaatttagtcctggctctagtcttcctccaggaaatcagtttattaaactctggactagactaagtctaggactattttaaaccatgacagagaaagcagatttctgttaatctggtttaaagggccattttatTATAGGACTAGGCTTAATCTCTGTCCGGGAAACCACCCCATTaagtctttaaaaaaacaaaacaaacaaacaacaacaacaaaacctgctctaacagtagccacattcatatccagactcaaaacatatCTGTTTAGCTGTGCATTTATtaattgagcactgtgctatgtacAAACtgattgcactttattttatgtatcatgtattatctttttattcttttaattctttttttaatgcattgtatatCAATCTCTTAAGCATTCTCTTTTTATTTCTgactatttttaatgcattttaaatcttgctgtctggttggaagagctgggagaattaggaagtaaGCCTTTGTTATCCCTGTATGGAGCTCTGGACGGAgttagtccaggaagatttgtctgtaagggtactgtttaaacacacatctacttgacaaatataaatatgttttatgcCTCCAGCACGAGGAAGATCCTTTTAGATCCGCTATGATGGGATAGGGGTATTCTCTGCTTTTATTGTTATTTCTTAtgcattctatttttattcttatgtatttgtttccttttatgtaaagcactttgaattaccattgtgtatgaaatgtgctatataaataaacctgCCTTGTATAATATGTTAAGgctatattgcttgtgtttg containing:
- the LOC125249235 gene encoding olfactory receptor 52K1-like; translated protein: MENGTMPSYFYFTLFKEFVHMKYLILIFILAVYLAIILFNAIILFVVFKERSLHEPMYILISCLSVNDLYGSAGFFPRIMVDLLSDTNTISRPACYVQIFTIYSYAISEYTILTLMAYDRYVAICNPLKYHKIMSLKVTALYMAIASLYAAFFMGLIIFFSARLPLCGTDIARLYCSNWSVVRLSCGTSTLSNNIIGFFASATTAFLPAFFILYTYVRILVICQKSSKEFRGKALQTCLPHIISFLNYSIASFCDIALSRYDSDKYKIVAIIFSVEFLVIPPVLNPLIYGLNLPEIRKNILCLFQRSKIANFPE